The following proteins come from a genomic window of Clupea harengus chromosome 22, Ch_v2.0.2, whole genome shotgun sequence:
- the LOC105908402 gene encoding uncharacterized protein LOC105908402, translating to MTNRGDFQRQFPSVMEKLLHNTVSETMQLFENSVEELKAEIVRVRKENDNLNDKLSFFEKTRLCSDPGKNDIPTSKDNPDKRDIGVQCARPTTVERSCSPCSQNEDGERSIFQDLCPSLPEEENRQLALVLIKQEELDFDDHSTGYFLLKQENGEAKLIRKQHIKDIPPEIFLSSGVSRKTTQKSLSGKPSETTSTGPRVDTEEHPICTFEAQTRSNKRVRNESESREAKQGKTLEEKDRFPVLTTATKTQALRSSQVGTISAQSSAVQLPQPTEPPKCTAVQFQVPVSTSLPICTQSKVLIQTSQVRVQSAPHPVSKALTLPPLRSLKSAPPPPVPFLPAQTPGLPGLIPNHVTNITNPSAQFNFSPVNHPVSQGQVQCKPILVPVSQQQAPQFQVFPQTTQFPNSQPNLIAAAGQVLLPAGISPFQSVSSPLQPCRMPVSSGLPVPPSLPTVVSTIAPPSCVVLHPVPPAQSQAHPNRFPPPQVRIPTQTQVLPRATHIPVPVSPQGQQNTAKCTETLLPFTHMLAPSVPIHASFCSVTTPQSYSMISPNSMRTPPPATHNLIPFAPLPSVQIPLQSTMSSSPCPQASTLTSVPPPGSLPLASSPVLSTVSPRPLPQIQSLFPVQSSTPPAPFQQNLAPCPVSSLMPLGPPSGNPVPCSVPSHMLPVAPLLSSAPCPVPHNPSACQIRSNMPLVALLQNSTPTPISATRPSAPVHQVPTLPPVHSIPMPFQSAHETPQVPLTYPLDSFYASLDPMHDLEEEPDLTTLHPPMFDQVNMLSEHLSSVRSQLCVSLSQPGIPPQTPCITSDQFSSTHSESLTLSEQSHSPSANVDPNGQFRNSPTCSDPPNVSAHQSNGSSTTFESDVQKEGQGHTDSVLVRLRSHFKTRQESNRTRQSETQSDSLNDSEEPKTSKHQLSSVGPINHAEGHMASQNDMASLNDDSAKDGKKIDQKRLAKPGKSQGRKNQCEVCDRVLSNASALENHSRLHTGERPFSCDKCGKAFPSVRGLNRHVQIHAEEKQHQCPECGKSFVYHFTLTKHQLIHTGEKPFPCKVCGKRFLAKADRATHMRMHTGEKPYSCTLCGKKFKHRMALNMHMQGHRGEKRYSCPTCDKGFVDLGNFKRHKRIHTGEKPYECKVCGKRFTQSAHLKKHVNTQH from the exons ATGACAAATCGTGGAGACTTTCAACGGCAGTTTCCATCTGTTATGGAGAAGCTACTGCATAACACTGTTTCTGAGACGATGCAACTCTTCGAGAATTCAGTTGAGGAACTAAAAGCAGAAATAGTCCGAGTCAGGAAAGAGAACGACAACTTAAATGATaagctttctttttttgaaaAGACGAGATTATGTTCGGACCCAGGAAAAAACGATATCCCGACTTCAAAAGACAATCCTGATAAACGTGACATCGGTGTGCAGTGTG CCAGGCCAACAACGGTGGAGAGATCCTGCAGCCCTTGTTCTCAAAATGAAGATGGTGAAAGGAGTATATTTCAAGATCTGTGCCCAAGTCTCCCAGAGGAGGAAAACCGCCAGTTAGCATTGGTGCTCATCAAGCAAGAG GAGCTTGACTTTGATGACCATAGCACTGGGTATTTTTTGCTGAAACAAGAGAATGGTGAGGCAAAGCTTATCCGGAAGCAGCATATAAAGGATATTCCTCCAGAAA tttttctctccTCAGGAGTCAGTagaaagacaacacagaaaagccttTCTGGAAAGCCTTCAGAAACTACTTCAACAGGCCCCAGAGTGGATACAGAGGAGCACCCAATTTGCACTTTTGAGGCCCAAACCAGAAGCAATAAAAGAGTGAGAAATGagtctgaaagtagagaagctAAACAAGGAAAAACATTAGAAGAAAAAGACAGGTTTCCTGTTCTGACAACTGCTACGAAGACACAGGCTCTCAGGTCATCCCAAGTTGGAACCATATCTGCTCAGAGTTCAGCTGTCCAGCTTCCCCAACCAACTGAACCTCCCAAGTGCACTGCAGTGCAGTTCCAGGTCCCAGTTTCAACATCGCTGCCTATATGCACACAAAGTAAAGTCCTGATTCAAACCTCCCAGGTTAGGGTTCAGTCAGCTCCACATCCTGTCTCCAaagctctcactctccctcctctgcgGTCTCTTAAATCGGCCCCACCTCCCCCAGTTCCTTTTCTCCCGGCTCAAACACCAGGCTTACCAGGTCTGATTCCAAATCATGTGACTAATATAACAAATCCCTCAGCGCAGTTTAATTTCTCACCTGTCAATCACCCGGTCTCACAAGGCCAGGTGCAATGTAAGCCAATTCTGGTGCCAGTATCTCAGCAACAAGCTCCTCAATTTCAGGTTTTTCCCCAAACAACACAGTTCCCTAATTCACAACCAAACCTTATTGCCGCAGCAGGCCAGGTCTTGCTTCCAGCCGGTATAAGCCCATTCCAATCAGTTTCATCTCCACTTCAGCCATGTCGTATGCCAGTCTCCTCAGGTCTTCCTGTGCCCCCATCTCTGCCTACAGTTGTCAGTACTATTGCTCCACCATCCTGTGTTGTGCTGCATCCAGTACCACCAGCTCAGTCTCAGGCTCACCCTAATCGATTCCCACCCCCACAGGTTCGAATACCAACTCAGACTCAGGTTCTGCCTCGAGCAACTCACATTCCAGTTCCAGTCAGCCCACAAGGTCAGCAAAATACAGCAAAATGTACTGAGACTCTGCTTCCATTTACCCATATGCTGGCTCCATCAGTTCCAATTCATGCTTCTTTTTGCAGCGTTACAACACCTCAGTCCTATTCTATGATCTCACCCAATTCAATGAGGACACCGCCTCCTGCAACACATAATCTCATTCCGTTTGCCCCTCTCCCGTCTGTTCAGATTCCATTACAGTCAACTATGTCCTCTTCTCCATGCCCCCAAGCCTCTACTCTCACTTCAGTTCCACCACCTGGTTCACTTCCTCTGGCATCATCTCCAGTTCTGTCAACTGTATCTCCTCGTCCATTACCCCAAATTCAATCTCTATTCCCGGTTCAATCCAGCACGCCTCCTGCTCCATTCCAACAGAATCTTGCTCCATGTCCAGTTTCATCACTTATGCCCCTTGGTCCACCATCCGGAAATCCAGTTCCCTGCTCAGTTCCATCACATATGCTACCTGTTGCACCTTTGCTAAGTTCCGCTCCATGCCCAGTTCCACATAATCCTTCTGCATGCCAAATTAGATCAAATATGCCACTTGTTGCATTACTCCAGAATTCAACTCCAACTCCAATATCAGCAACTAGGCCTTCTGCTCCAGTACACCAAGTTCCAACTCTACCTCCTGTCCATTCTATCCCAATGCCTTTTCAGTCAGCACATGAAACTCCACAAGTCCCGTTGACCTATCCATTAGACAGTTTCTATGCCTCCCTTGACCCAATGCACGACTTGGAAGAAGAACCAGATTTGACAACATTACATCCACCCATGTTTGACCAGGTGAATATGCTATCAGAACATTTGTCCTCTGTGAGATCCCAGCTATGTGTATCATTAAGCCAACCAGGCATTCCCCCCCAGACGCCCTGCATCACATCTGATCAGTTCTCTTCAACCCACTCAGAGTCCCTCACACTGTCAGAACAGTCTCATTCACCCTCAGCAAATGTGGACCCAAACGGACAATTCAGGAACTCTCCCACATGCTCAGATCCACCTAATGTGTCAGCACACCAAAGTAATGGAAGCTCCACCACGTTTGAAAGTGATGTACAAAAAGAAGGCCAAGGGCACACTGATTCTGTCCTGGTGAGGCTAAGATCACACTTCAAGACTCGTCAAGAATCCAACAGGACTAGACAGTCTGAGACACAGAGTGATAGCCTGAACGATTCAGAAGAACCCAAAACAAGCAAGCATCAGCTATCAAGTGTGGGGCCCATCAATCACGCAGAAGGACACATGGCCTCTCAAAATGACATGGCTTCTCTTAACGATGATTCAGCAAAGGATGGCAAAAAGATCGACCAGAAAAGGTTGGCCAAGCCTGGAAAGTCCCAAGGACGCAAGAaccagtgtgaggtgtgtgaccGGGTCCTCAGCAATGCCTCTGCACTGGAAAACCACTCAAGACTTCACACTGGAGAGAGGCCGTTCTCATGTGACAAATGTGGGAAAGCGTTCCCAAGTGTGAGAGGCCTGAACCGGCATGTCCAGATCCACGCCGAGGAGAAGCAGCATCAGTGCCCTGAATGCGGCAAAAGTTTTGTCTACCACTTCACTCTTACCAAGCACCAGCTCATCCACACAGGGGAGAAGCCATTCCCCTGCAAGGTCTGTGGCAAGCGTTTTTTGGCCAAGGCGGACCGTGCAACTcacatgcgcatgcacacaggagagaagccttACAGCTGCACTCTGTGTGGGAAGAAGTTCAAACACCGGATGGCACTGAACATGCACATGCAGGGACACAGAGGGGAGAAGCGGTACAGCTGCCCAACTTGTGACAAGGGATTTGTGGACCTTGGCAATTTTAAGAGGCATAAGCGTATTCACACTGGGGAGAAGCCATATGAATGCAAGGTCTGTGGCAAGAGGTTCACTCAGTCAGCACACCTCaagaaacatgtcaacacacagcATTAG
- the si:ch73-109d9.2 gene encoding zinc finger protein 483 has protein sequence MSEVILTFQSQLSGVMETVFKAAMFEITRLVEDSFLEEVSRSREQVESLKKRLQLSESKHKDRENVRRVQCVNCGKTGVSTENAPESNLGTQTNRGGGLKQEKVQEDEWNSCGGHTADGSTNADQETTGSSRSTVDIATGRVKVYSQLKQETLRNVQEHPEKWSLCMEEEEILHSSDRKCVSEEQLQQCQEEWGSEPVNRSQEPGPDGEGKDLQGLPYRSRYSMDELGGFETSYSSQVLDMSDLDGLANSPVREDDALSYSTVQTHLPADLGVMVEVSRRTHTSGSLRGRRGTVRGHGRSPAEVSSGNTGSADLNCLLINEDGYLENTSAIYQNSGEAGQREHGLLPSSSSLDNPEQMYAGNPFSHTPLTSTDGLVERSSGEERLHTCSQCLISFPDGRSLKAHMQSHRAGSSGRFSCNQCGKSFTQACNLKVHQRIHQGEGLHLCSHCGKGFSSFSDLQKHNCSHAVDKPYCCSLCGNKFSRLWNLKLHRRIHTQEKPHCCTLCDKSFTRADILKVHYRTHTGERPYCCTVCGLSFKRLDHLKSHQRKHRPDLRN, from the exons ATGTCTGAGGTGATATTGACATTTCAGTCCCAGTTGTCCGGCGTAATGGAGACTGTTTTTAAAGCAGCGATGTTTGAGATCACAAGGCTTGTAGAGGACAGCTTCCTAGAAGAAGTGTCCCGAAGCAGAGAGCAGGTCGAGTCCCTGAAGAAGAGACTACAGCTGTCTGAGAGCAAACATAAAGACCGTGAGAACGTGCGCCGGGTGCAGTGTGTAAACTGCGGGAAGACAGGAGTTTCTACCGAGAACGCTCCAGAGAGTAACTTGGGGACACAAACTA ATAGAGGTGGTGGGCTGAAGCAAGAAAAGGTCCAAGAGGATGAGTGGAACAGCTGTGGTGGCCACACAGCAGATGGTTCCACCAATGCAGATCAAGAAACAACCGGTTCCAGTCGTTCGACTGTG GATATTGCCACTGGCAGGGTAAAGGTATATTCACAACTCAAACAGGAGACTTTGCGCAATGTGCAGGAGCATCCTGAAAAGTGGAGTTTGTGTATGGAAG AAGAAGAGATTTTGCATTCATCTGACAGAAAATGTGTCAGCGAGGAGCAGCTCCAACAGTGCCAGGAGGAATGGGGCTCTGAACCAGTGAACCGGTCCCAAGAACCTGGCCCAGATGGGGAAGGAAAGGACCTGCAAGGATTGCCCTACAGATCCCGGTACAGTATGGATGAGCTTGGTGGTTTTGAGACATCTTACAGCAGCCAGGTCCTAGACATGAGTGATCTGGATGGTTTGGCAAACTCTCCTGTGAGAGAGGATGATGCTCTCAGCTACAGCACAGTCCAGACTCACCTGCCTGCTGACTTGGGTGTAATGGTAGAGGTCAGTCGGCGTACACATACATCTGGCTCCCTGAGGGGGAGAAGGGGTACTGTCAGGGGCCATGGACGATCACCTGCTGAGGTTTCAAGTGGAAACACCGGCTCAGCAGACCTCAACTGCTTACTTATCAACGAGGATGGATACCTGGAGAATACCAGTGCCATATACCAAAACAGTGGGGAAGCAGGACAGCGGGAGCATGGACTCCTCCCTAGCAGTTCATCTCTGGACAATCCTGAACAGATGTATGCAGGAAACCcattcagtcacacaccactgacatcgACAGATGGCCTGGTTGAACGCAGTAGTGGGGAGGAGAGACTACACACTTGCAGTCAGTGTCTGATCAGCTTTCCTGATGGTAGATCCCTCAAGGCCCACATGCAGTCCCACCGTGCTGGGTCCTCTGGCCGTTTCTCCTGCAATCAGTGTGGAAAGTCTTTCACACAAGCCTGCAATCTTAAAGTCCATCAGCGCATCCATCAGGGGGAAGGCCTCCATCTGTGTAGCCACTGCGGGAAAGGCTTCTCCTCATTCAGCGATCTCCAGAAACACAACTGTAGCCATGCTGTGGATAAGCCATACTGCTGCTCACTCTGTGGCAACAAGTTCAGCCGCCTGTGGAACCTAAAGTTGCACCGGCGTATCCACACCCAAGAGAAGCCACACTGCTGCACACTGTGTGACAAAAGTTTCACCCGAGCAGACATACTGAAGGTCCACTACCGGacgcacacaggagagaggccgtattGTTGTACGGTGTGTGGCCTCAGCTTCAAACGCCTGGACCATCTAAAATCCCATCAGCGCAAACACAGGCCTGACCTCAGGAACTAA
- the si:ch73-109d9.3 gene encoding histone-lysine N-methyltransferase PRDM9 produces the protein MSEAVIITFQTQLSNVLETILKSAMYEITRLVEDSLLEEVGHGKQEVEVLRRRLQLSELKLKERECEKSRRGKCTDCGRSVMPNDESQHGGEEGHVMKQEDGPPGKWSSCGREASEAEHEILSSGSDREFKVIELDVVQPADLVKKEVITDPSTSQDTEPRIVHSFSGDHQKAQRESFGVLSDCLLSEPVTKQLDMKNRKSGQSNQDEGPSRNHPIRTQTGPDFKSDHTKPSSSQHQSASSPQSSTDSLNTRHHTGATDSVLVKQEVVVVYPQWREEDTPRENVVLSPSKVNRSRVDIAPQTSPSCPQAEGVMKIPQPQPMERHEPVRKHNPALAQPIGVTSSNLASGDVDRNASFYKSSATRPTQLHHHQRVYTGGRRIGSIHLGRGYAQMAGIKTHLSHHAAKAPHSCNQCGKGFSHLSHLRAHQQTHTGERPFCCALCGRSFTKLSNLKAHCRVHTGERPYICSDCGKRFTQKCNLKRHQRIHTAHL, from the exons ATGTCGGAAGCAGTCATAATCACTTTTCAGACTCAGTTGTCCAATGTCTTGGAGACCATCCTTAAATCTGCTATGTACGAGATCACCAGGCTGGTAGAGGACAGCCTACTAGAGGAAGTGGGCCACGGAAAGCAAGAGGTGGAGGTGTTGCGGAGAAGACTGCAGCTGTCTGAGCTCAAACTcaaggagagagaatgtgaaaagagcaggagagggaaatGTACAGACTGTGGAAGGAGCGTCATGCCTAATGATGAATCACAACATG GTGGAGAGGAAGGCCATGTTATGAAGCAGGAGGATGGTCCACCTGGAAAATGGAGCAGCTGTGGAAGGGAAGCCTCAGAGGCAGAACATGAAATCCTTTCATCTGGCTCTGACAGGGAATTCAAG gtcatagaattggatgtcgTCCAACCTGCTGACCTTGTGAAGAAAGAAGTTATCACAGATCCATCAACGTCACAGGATACTGAGCCGCGCATAGTCCACAGCTTCTCAGGAGACCATCAAAAAGCTCAGAGGGAGAGTTTCGGTGTTTTGAGTGACTGTCTGCTCTCTGAGCCAGTAACCAAGCAGCTAGATATGAAAAACCGTAAGAGTGGACAAAGTAATCAGGATGAAGGACCCTCCAGGAATCACCCCATTAGAACACAAACTGGACCAGATTTCAAATCAGACCATACAAAACCTTCTTCTTCTCAGCACCAATCAGCCAGCAGCCCACAGTCCTCCACAGATTCCCTCAATACCAGGCATCATACTGGGGCTACAGACTCTGTATTAGTAAAGCAGGAGGTAGTAGTTGTTTATCCacaatggagagaggaggacacaccCAGGGAGAATGTGGTGCTAAGTCCTTCTAAAGTAAATAGGTCAAGGGTGGACATTGCACCCCAGACCTCCCCAAGCTGCCCCCAGGCAGAGGGGGTGATGAAGATTCCTCAGCCTCAACCCATGGAACGCCATGAGCCAGTCAGAAAACACAACCCAGCTCTAGCGCAGCCCATTGGTGTGACATCCTCAAACCTGGCCTCTGGGGACGTGGACAGAAATGCTTCTTTTTACAAGAGCTCTGCCACAAGGCCCACCCAGCTTCATCACCATCAGAGAGTTTACACTGGTGGGAGAAGAATTGGCTCCATCCACTTGGGCAGGGGTTACGCACAGATGGCGGGCATCAAAACACACCTGAGCCACCATGCTGCCAAAGCACCTCATAGCTGCAACCAGTGTGGGAAAGGCTTCTCTCACCTGAGCCACCTGAGAGCGCACCAGCAGACCCATACGGGCGAGAGGCCCTTCTGTTGTGCTCTGTGCGGCAGGAGCTTCACCAAACTGAGCAACCTGAAGGCGCACTGTAGGGTGCACACAGGGGAAAGGCCTTACATTTGCTCAGACTGTGGGAAACGCTTCACCCAGAAGTGCAATCTGAAGAGGCATCAGAGAATCCACACTGCTCATCTATGA
- the si:ch73-109d9.1 gene encoding uncharacterized protein si:ch73-109d9.1 isoform X2 has protein sequence MSEALILTFQSQLSSLMETVLKSAMYEVTRLVEDSFLEEVGRGKQEVEMLRLKLQLSELKLREKEREKVKGMRCGNCGRASATTDGTHDEPPAEADTLCLSLSVSEQRQCGQMLQEEEWISTETHDRKPHVTTAHVKDRGDSQNLSLASPSSTPDKQWTLQSPISTGSAINQEYDSLSGDKHKNRDTEPGGVLSSHTRESVQESQAALPSLLATLALPGSSRHSSTSNDFIPTSAFPDLKSESEGIPPVIKEEEEALPVWNPSREDAEFCQDMVNPSDTHSRGPWNREEMQVIQNVTRWANAQEARRRPKNRQKTFSTVARQILIQSQVWQKACYSRNIEWGPITAKIISAMPQLSGREMEVIVRCTKMLHNRRDYLRRRSKDLSMERSQLSANSGYGADVCQHLL, from the exons ATGTCAGAGGCCCTCATCCTCACCTTTCAGTCCCAGCTCTCCAGTCTGATGGAGACTGTCCTCAAATCAGCTATGTACGAGGTCACTAGGCTGGTGGAAGACAGCTTCTTAGAGGAAGTAGGCCGTGGCAAGCAGGAAGTCGAGATGCTGCGGTTAAAACTACAGCTATCTGAGCTCAAATTAAGGGAAAAAGAGCGTGAAAAAGTGAAAGGGATGAGGTGTGGAAACTGTGGAAGGGCTAGCGCCACCACTGACGGAACCCACGATGAGCCACCAGCTG AGGCTGACACCCTTTGCTTGAGCCTGAGTGTCAGTGAGCAGCGCCAGTGTGGACAGATGCTTCAAGAAGAGGAGTGGATCTCCACAGAGACACATGATCGCAAGCCTCACGTAACAACTGCCCATGTGAAGGATAGGGGGGACAGTCAAAACCTGAGTTTGGCATCTCCATCCTCAACACCAGACAAGCAGTGGACTTTGCAGAGCCCTATTTCAACTGGATCTGCCATAAACCAGGAGTATGACTCCCTCTCTGgtgacaaacacaaaaatagaGACACAGAGCCTGGTGGGGTACTTTCCTCTCACACAAGAGAGAGTGTTCAGGAGTCGCAGGCAGCACTGCCAAGCCTGCTTGCCACGTTAGCTCTACCAGGCAGCAGCCgccacagcagcaccagcaaTGATTTCATTCCTACCTCGGCTTTCCCTGATCTGAAGTCAGAGAGTGAGGGAATCCCACCTGTTAttaaagaggaggaagaagcctTGCCTGTGTGGAACCCCAGTCGTGAGGATGCAGAGTTTTGTCAGGACATGGTCAAtccatctgacacacactccagaggaCCCTGGAATCGAGAGGAGATGCAG GTTATTCAAAATGTTACTAGATGGGCAAATGCTCAAGAGGCCAGAAGGAGGccaaaaaacagacagaagacatTTAGT ACTGTAGCCAGGCAAATTCTTATACAGTCCCAGGTTTGGCAGAAGGCCTGCTATAGCAGAAATATTGAATGGGGCCCTATAACTGCCAAG ATCATATCAGCAATGCCACAGCTTTCTGGCAGGGAAATGGAGGTGATTGTGCGCTGCACTAAAATGCTCCATAACAGAAGGGACTATCTAAGGAGAAGATCAAAG GATTTGTCGATGGAAAGAAGTCAGTTATCAGCAAACAGTGGCTATGGTGCAGACGTTTGCCAACATTTATTGTAA
- the si:ch73-109d9.1 gene encoding zinc finger protein Gfi-1b isoform X1 gives MSEALILTFQSQLSSLMETVLKSAMYEVTRLVEDSFLEEVGRGKQEVEMLRLKLQLSELKLREKEREKVKGMRCGNCGRASATTDGTHDEPPAEADTLCLSLSVSEQRQCGQMLQEEEWISTETHDRKPHVTTAHVKDRGDSQNLSLASPSSTPDKQWTLQSPISTGSAINQEYDSLSGDKHKNRDTEPGGVLSSHTRESVQESQAALPSLLATLALPGSSRHSSTSNDFIPTSAFPDLKSESEGIPPVIKEEEEALPVWNPSREDAEFCQDMVNPSDTHSRGPWNREEMQVETINNISPLASQETDTYVMSYSVKLDTLASQTRQVQPLLLSPAMADLTDKSVGSDLQVQGVVGYTMPNDSLVLSENSPVSQQQGFHGEKAFRCFICSKRFSSYKYLKAHQKLHTDKRHPCTQCGRGFQHLCHLKAHMLTHTGKKPLNCPHCDKSFVYNFELKIHLRQHSGEKPYTCSHCGKGFARLSNFKQHQNIHTREKVYGCVFCGMRFTRSSNLRVHLRRHSGPSDAYL, from the exons ATGTCAGAGGCCCTCATCCTCACCTTTCAGTCCCAGCTCTCCAGTCTGATGGAGACTGTCCTCAAATCAGCTATGTACGAGGTCACTAGGCTGGTGGAAGACAGCTTCTTAGAGGAAGTAGGCCGTGGCAAGCAGGAAGTCGAGATGCTGCGGTTAAAACTACAGCTATCTGAGCTCAAATTAAGGGAAAAAGAGCGTGAAAAAGTGAAAGGGATGAGGTGTGGAAACTGTGGAAGGGCTAGCGCCACCACTGACGGAACCCACGATGAGCCACCAGCTG AGGCTGACACCCTTTGCTTGAGCCTGAGTGTCAGTGAGCAGCGCCAGTGTGGACAGATGCTTCAAGAAGAGGAGTGGATCTCCACAGAGACACATGATCGCAAGCCTCACGTAACAACTGCCCATGTGAAGGATAGGGGGGACAGTCAAAACCTGAGTTTGGCATCTCCATCCTCAACACCAGACAAGCAGTGGACTTTGCAGAGCCCTATTTCAACTGGATCTGCCATAAACCAGGAGTATGACTCCCTCTCTGgtgacaaacacaaaaatagaGACACAGAGCCTGGTGGGGTACTTTCCTCTCACACAAGAGAGAGTGTTCAGGAGTCGCAGGCAGCACTGCCAAGCCTGCTTGCCACGTTAGCTCTACCAGGCAGCAGCCgccacagcagcaccagcaaTGATTTCATTCCTACCTCGGCTTTCCCTGATCTGAAGTCAGAGAGTGAGGGAATCCCACCTGTTAttaaagaggaggaagaagcctTGCCTGTGTGGAACCCCAGTCGTGAGGATGCAGAGTTTTGTCAGGACATGGTCAAtccatctgacacacactccagaggaCCCTGGAATCGAGAGGAGATGCAGGTAGAGACCATTAACAATATCTCCCCTCTTGCCTCACAGGAGACAGACACGTACGTCATGTCATATTCTGTTAAGCTGGACACATTGGCGTCACAAACCAGGCAGGTTCAGCCCCTGCTGTTAAGTCCAGCAATGGCAGATTTGACTGACAAGTCAGTTGGATCTGATTTACAAGTGCAGGGCGTTGTTGGATACACCATGCCTAACGACAGCTTGGTGTTGAGTGAAAACTCACCTGTGTCCCAACAACAGGGCTTCCATGGAGAGAAGGCCTTTAGGTGCTTTATATGCTCAAAGAGATTCTCGTCATATAAGTACCTCAAAGCACATCAGAAGCTCCACACAGACAAGCGCCACCCCTGCACCCAGTGCGGGAGAGGGTTTCAGCACCTGTGTCATCTGAAGGCCCACATGCTCACTCATACGGGAAAGAAGCCACTTAATTGCCCCCACTGTGACAAAAGTTTTGTGTATAACTTTGAGCTCAAGATCCACCTTAGACAGCACTCGGGTGAGAAGCCCTACACCTGCTCACACTGTGGGAAAGGCTTTGCACGGCTGAGCAACTTCAAGCAGCACCAGAACATCCATACGCGAGAGAAGGTGTACGGCTGTGTCTTCTGTGGCATGAGGTTCACACGTTCCAGCAACCTGAGGGTTCACCTGCGGCGACACAGCGGTCCGAGCGACGCTTATCTGTGA